The Hordeum vulgare subsp. vulgare chromosome 7H, MorexV3_pseudomolecules_assembly, whole genome shotgun sequence DNA window CAGCTAATCCCTATATAAGGTCCTCAAACTGCCCCGTTTGTTTTTTAACTGCACCCTAGTGTAATGTCTTCCGATCTGTTCAAACAAACCAACTTCTACATTCTTGTGCCCAGCAACATTCAAAAATTTGAGAGGCCTATTCCCCTTTCCCTTCTCAATAGCAGCGAGTTTCCAAAAAACGGTGGCCATATCTGTACTCCAATTGGCTTTTGACATCTATAACGTATGACATTCATAAGGGCAATTTACATATATTCAACATGGAATAATACAATATATTATAGCGGCTAAGCAAGGCCACCCCTCATGCATCCGCCGTGCTAATAACCTGCAACACTGAAAATAGACCAATGCTAGTGCTCCCAAATGAGTTGTTCAAACAAGACATAACAAAATTACAAGATGAGCACAAGTGCCAACTATGTTACATATCCGAAATCTAAAATTTGACTGGAGTTCTAACTAGCTAATATTTAGCAGTTCATGCATCAGAACAAAGACATACAGAAGTTCATACGCCATTAAGCAAAGAATTGCTTTTTCGGGGAGAGAAAAAAGTTACCTCGTTCTCAAGCATGTAGGGGAGTTCTCAAGCAtgtaggggacgagccagggcagGTGCAGTCGGGGGCTAAGGTGGACCTCTGACACGTTGCAGCTGGAGCTCGAGCGCAGTGCAGGGATAACTTGGGTTGGCATATGAGTTGGAGAATAGGATCGGTGGCACAGGCGGAGAACGGTGCGGCTCACAAGGAGCTATGACACGATGCCACAATGGATCTTCGATCGTCGGGGTATGGTGGAGTGTGGAGGGGACCGGATCCGCACACACAGGTGGCGACAGTCGAAACCTAGTTGGGCATCGCCCCTCTCGCAAAGCCTTTGTTCAGTGGAAGAATAACGAAGGAGATGAGACCCTATTGGTGGAAGAAGACGGTCCGGGGACGCGGTCGCAAATCGATAAGTTTGGATATacttgaaggggggggggggggtaagtaGTAGCTCGGGAATCAACAAAATCACTGATTCCGGCTCAAACAAACAATCGAATTCTCAAACAAACAACCAGATTCCTACCTCAGTTGTGGAGAATCGAAATTCCACTAGGCCAATTACTTAGTCTGGACAAGTGTTCGATTATGTTTGGGAACAAGTGTAGCTTGGAAAACCAAGTGTACACAACGGTCATCTTAAAGATTATGACGGAAGGTTTTGAGGACAAATATCTTGGTCTTCCTGTTCCACATGGAAGAATGAAAGCTCGTTGGTTTCAGTCTACCAAGGAAAAAGCTTTAAAAAAACTTTTAGATTGGATTGATAAATATGCTTCATGTGGAGCGAAAGATGATCTTATCAAATTGGTGATCGAGGCTCTCTCGGTATACGCCATGGGCATTTTCAAATTTCCTGCCTCCCTCTATCATGAATTATTCCAGATTATTTGGAATTTTTGGTGGGggatgaggagaagaaaaacTCATTGGTTGGCCCGCGATAAATTAACGAGACCCAAAGGTGAAGGTGGAATGGGGTTCCGTGACCACAGGTTATTTAATCAAGGTCTCTTGGCCTAACAAGCTTGGCATTTGCTGATTAACCCGGACTGGTTATGTGCTAAGGTAATGAAGAACAAATACTACCCTCAGGGGCATCTTCTTGACAAGGTTTTCCCTCGGTCTACTTTGGTGTCATGACAAGGTACTATGTATGGTCTCATGCTGCTAAAAAATGGTGCCATTTGGAGGGTGGTTGATGGAGTGAGTATCAATATTTGGAGATATAACTGGCTTCCAAGGAATTATGGCCTCAAAATCTTTGGAAAGAAGAATAGATCAAGACTCAAATGGGTTTCAGAGTTATTTATGAGCGGGACAAGGAAATGGGATGAAAAAATTATTAGGCACTTCATTTAACATCACACCATGGATGAGATCTTGAGGTTACGTATTCAATACTCGAGGACgaagacttcattgcttggaATTTTGAAAGGAATGGACTATTTTTTCTATGAAGAGCAACCTAGTGTTAAAGCTTAATGATCAGAAAGAAAATCTTGGCAAGCGAGTACTGCTATTACTCGAGAACGGAGGTTGTtagatattgatacgtctcctgcgtatctatacttttttattttccatgctattatattattattcttgaatattttacatgcatttatatgttgtgttatatcatttttgggaactaacctattaatacagtgcctagtgctagttgttgttttctgcgtgttttttggcTTTTTAAGAAAtcggtaccaaacaaagtccaaatgcaatgAAATTTTTTGACATTTTTCTGTACAAAAAATAAGATCTCGAAGCGTTGGAGGGAGGCCAGGGGCCGCATGAGGCGGTGCCAAGGCAACAAGGCACACCCTGATGCCTTGGGGCCACCCCTGGCTCCTCCTGACCTAACTCCGTCTCTACAAATTCTATAAAGTCGGGAAAACaccagagagccacaaaaatacttttttcACACTCATAAGTCTCTCTTCCGTCATGATCCCGTTTGAAGCCCTGtttcggtgccctgtcggaggagggggcgatcacggagggcctctacatcaaccttgttgctcccattatgttgtgtgagtagtctatctttgacctacgggtccatacctagaACCTAGATGGCTATATCTTTCTCtatgattttcaatacaaagttcaccgcgaTTCGGGCGgttatctattcgatgtaatcttctttgcggtgtgtttgttgggttccgatgaattgtgggtttatgatcaaattattgatgaaAATATATTGTTTTTTGTTGGTTTCTTATGTCCGTAattattatagctttgtatttctctatgatctatcggtttggccaactagattgatttatcttcagtgtgagcggtgcgttgtgatgggttcaatattgtggtgctcaatcccagtgtcAGAAAGGGGAGATGAAACGTATTTGTATTGATGTCATTAAGGATAAAAACgcagggtttattcatattgtctGAGTgtaatttgtctacatcatgtcatcttgctccaaacattactctgtttcatacttaatactctagatgcatgttggataacggtcaatgagtggagtaatagtagtagatgcagacagtagtcggtctacttgcttatatatatatatatatatatatatatatatatatatatatatatatatatatatatatatatatatatgaaaatggCTATGAATAAATGGCTATGTACTCTTGGGAGTACGTACTCCCGCTCTTCATGTACCACATGGATGACTCTTTTATacctcattattatttttaatatactTCATTAATAATTACTAGATACCTTAAAGTGAGTTTCATGAAAAAAATTATGCGAGTTTACATATTTTTAAAGGTTTACGTATATACTGCTCTATTTATAGATGAAAAAGGTAGATTATAAAAAGTAAGTCGCAAATATATTTTTTTCAAcaaaactcaatgaaggtatcttAGAATATTTGATGAAGTATATTGAAAATAATAAAGAGGTATAATCAATGCGTATATGAAGTATATTAAGAATGGGAGTACATACACCCAGGAGTACAGAAAGTTAGTCCTATattactctattcatcacccagggtgcagattAAATTATTCTTCACCCAAGGTAATTTTatgaccatttcataaataaattaaatttgaaatgcaaatagatacATTTATATTAATTCATTACGaaaaatttgacataaaaaaaacaaaaatataggtcataagaccagaaaaaacacattttatgtataatttgcactatgtttttatgtttgtaattttacgtgaaataaaatattttttacagtGACCATGTATTTTTTTTACGGTCTTtttttacgtatgagataagattaaaatttcagaaacgtaaaattacggtgtattgatgtaaaaatagaggggggtgaagaataactattagaATGTATATATATGATAATAATCGTGAATAAAAATTTCATAACTATGTGATATTCTATCAATAACCCACtagtagtaatttgtttacccaccgtatgctctcttcaagagagaagcctctagcaaaaactatgcccCTAGGTCTACACAAAATATATtactaaaaccctaaaaatatTGGTGCCatttatttcttattattttattttatatttatattacctTTCTATCACTACtttatccttgcaagtaacgagttcaaggggcttgacaaccctcttgcccgcgttaggtgcaagtgtttgctcttttgtgtgtaggtgctgacggCGAGAGTTTGCGTGGTTCTTCTATtgattcgataaccttggttctcactgaggaaaATAATTATCTCTACCGTCCTGCATCTCCTCTTCTCTTCAAGAAAAAACCCAACGCATTTTACAAGTAGTAGATATCATTTGGAAGACCAACATGACACAAAAGCTTAGAATTTTTGGATGGTGTGAACAACATCTGATAGCCTAGCGGTTTAGTTTAGTAGAGTTCTACACCATCAAGCTACCATTCGTTCTTGTTCTATTTGTGGGGTGGACGATGAAAGCACTTCCCATGCTCGTGTATCTTGTCCCAAGGTTCGGACGTTGCGTCTGGCATTGAGGGGCCTTTGGAATCCTTAAGGGGAGGAGATCTTCAAATATTCAGGTCCGGATTGGTTGCTTATTTTATTAAACCAGTTGAGATCTCCCAAGTCGGAGCACATCATGTTTCTCTCCTAGAGAGCTTGGGATTTAAGGAATGATATGATTTTTGGGAACTGAAAAGAATCTTCTACTAGATTCGTTATGTTTCTGGAAAGCTATTGGTCTTTCTTTTCGTCCTGTGAGACTACTACCGAGGGGTTTGCCAATTACAAAGGAAAGGAGTTGGTGGCTGGGCGTAGGCCAGTCAGTCCCGCGCTGAGAATCCACGAGGTGTAGCAGCCGCCGCCTTCAGACCATACCAAGATCAATGTTGACGCAAGTTTTGTAGAGAGCATAAATGCTGCAAATCGTTGGGATGGTGTCTAGGAATTCTTTTGGTGACATCATTGTCTCGTCCTGGGACTATATTGGGTCGTGTTGTggtgtggatgaagcagagcttcatattggtATCTCTATTAGGCCTATGTCAATGCGGTTTCTTAGCACGGTTTCATACGTAATTTGCTGATGTGTCACATTATTTAATGAAGAAAAAGGATGAGGTTGTATCTTAGCTAAAATACAACCTTTGCACGTCATCACAGGCAAAAATGGCTAATTGTCCAATCATATACATGCATGAGCACCATATCATTAAATTTGGATACAACCTCTAATAGACAATGCATTAGACAAGTAGGTTCTTAAATTTTTAATAATGTTCCTATGATACCTTGTTAAGAAACAATGCATTGGCACATGCCTTAACACTCCTATTATCTTTGAAACTGATTGAGCATTTATGGCTTCTTTCCTTactaagggccagttcttttaGTAGCTTAAAAAATAAGTCGGCTCCTCTCCCATTTTTTTCGCCTCTTATATTCATTGGGGATTCTATACTAGTTATGAGATAACTAATTTAGAAGTCTCAACAAATTTAAAAGACGACTCATTTTTTAAGCTCGAGAGAGGCAACTTATTTTTTAAGCCgtccaaaagaactggccctaaagGAAGTTTTGACATATCAGCGTTGACCTCAAGAAGGAAGCATCTAGCATCGTAAAATTTATGAACAACTTCAAGTTGTCTTAAATTAGTAGGAAGGCTAATGTAGTGACGCAAGAGATTGCTAAGTTTAGTTTTGATAGTAGATCAAACAATcatatttttaatagtttttcacCCTGCGTGGCGCTTGTGGTTATGAACGATTGTAATAACTCTTTATTTACGTAATATATGAAgagtttaaaaaaattcaaaatatcTATATGCACTACATTGTGGAATGGATAGAGTGTCATCCTTAGCATCATGTAGTGAAATAGTACTTTATGTGCTTTTCAAGATCTTTTAGCATAGCTATTTTTGTTTGGAGAGCATTTCTGTGAAGGACAATGTTATTTCTAGACAAAATGGAAATATTCTTGTGGACATATATCGTTTAAAAATCGTAGGTTTTGTCCTTCTGCTCGACTACAGTGATGGGCTGGGTTACACTAGTTTTGCAAGTTTGTCATCGCTTGTCCGCAACCTAGATTGCCCGTGTTTTACTTTTAAGGGGGGCGGGGGGCATTTGTACATTGCTCCTTATGCCGTTTCGTAGGGGCCAGGGTGAGCCAACACCTCCCCCCTCCCCTCCAATTTTTTTTTCCTTCAGAAGCTAGCTTTAAATACCACTTAAACATGAATGGTCTTGTTAGCCCCATCaacaatctccatgaagatctgtCATTGGTGGCAATAACTTAAACATGACGACGGGTGACGTCCTCTCTGTCCAAATTGATGGCAGTGGATACCATGTAAAGACAATGCAATCCCGCTTTGAGGGCGGATGAGCTAGTGTCTCGTGTCTCTACTTCTTCAGGTCCCGATGTTACATCTAGTTGTGGCGGCTGTGTTGTGCTCGTAAGGACATCTCTTCATGAATGTTCATTTCTAGACAATTTAGATCATCATTTGTAAAATGTAATGCAAGCACACAAAAACATGACTCCTCTCtaacttttttcttttttccctctAGGAtcttattttatcatttacctttgtttttgttttttggtgAACACGTGTGGTTGCAGCGGTAGTTTTCGTGTGGTTTTGGTTTTGGCGTGGGAGAGTGTCATACTTGATGGGGTCATCGGGGGTGGTCAATTTGGTGCAAAGGCATTGTCCAGTTGATCACTCAAGTCACTCACAAACTGTTGGAGTGTGATCCTTGAGTGTTGCAATCGGTGGGTGGGATGTTCAGAGCAAGTGAAGAACACGCTTCCTGGTGGTACAGCAATTGATGAATATGTGAGTGATTTTGTCATCTTTGTCCACTGCATGTTTAGAATAAATTTCAATTATCTTCGCTCACGAAACCACCttctagttgtatgttgtaggacAAGTTCACTCAAGAGAGATACAAACAAAAAACCTTAGTCAAAAGGCAAGCCATTTGCATTGCACCATTGTTGGGCATTTCTCCAGAACTATGAGAAGTGGAGGAAGAAGAATGATGAGGCTCCACCAAAGAGACCGAGGTCAAGTACTTACTCCTCTCTAGAGCTTGAAGACGGACTGAAGATTCTGATGAAGATAAAAGGAAACAAGGAGTCCTACTTCATCGAAATCTTGTTTTACTCGTATAATTTCATCCTCATGGATCCAAAACATATGAgcaagatgaattgtaattgtgtATACCTATTCTTTAGAATAGTCCAAGTCTTCAGACACGTACATGCTTGCTTGTTCCTCTATGGCGCTACCCGTTAGAACTCTCTGGAGGCTCCATCAAAGAGACATGTCAAGTGCCTCGTCCTTTCTAGAGCTTGAAGATGGTGATGAAGGTCAAAGGAAATAAGGAGTCCTACTTTGGAGTCTATTTGTGGAAAGCCTACTGGTACTTTACTTAGTTCTGATATATTTCATAATAGCTATTGCCAGCGACCAGAAAAAAAACCCGAAGACAATAAAATTGAAGACAAGCCTCGGCGATCCCATTTATACAGAATGCAAACATGTGAGTATTAGCTCGGTGAGCTGTGATCTACAGGTCCCTGTTAATGGAGGATGGCCATGACAGCCTCCTCTGGTTGATATTGTCGAGCCCATCACTTTCAGGGTTTACGTTGTCCACTTGCTTCCAGCTATTGAGCATCGAGCCCTCTCTCCTCTGAGGTGGTGTCAAGAACTTTGAATCATCACTGGAGCCACCTGGGGTCATTGACAGAGAAGAAGGACCAACTCGGAGTGTTTGAAGAGTAGAAAAGGATTCCCTCatcgcagacatggcctcgaagaaCCTAGTGCAGGATGCAAGCGCAGCAGGTATCGGTCGTAGCATTTCCTTCACGTAGGTAAAAGATAATCATTAGTAGTTTCTTATCTGACATGGTATAATTGTAGACAAGAAAGAGCTGCCATAAGACAATGCGATCAGAATGCACAAAAACATTCTACACTGACATGGTAAATTAGTTGTCATCTCTAGATTTGACAGTGGTGCCATTAATATTTGCATCTGCAGTGGAAGGTTTTTTGCGGAGGATAAATTTGCTATGACTCCTAATTACCAGAAGGGGTATTTTCAACTTACTCCCCATACAGCAGGCGACTCTCTGAAGTTTTGGCTCCACTGGAAATCTCCAACTGATGCTGTCAATGCCCCATAGTCACTTGCCGCTTTCAGAAGTAGCTCCGAGAATTGTTTCTGAGGAGAAGCAAATACAGTGAGTAGGAAAAATTGTGCTTCGCTCAACAAACCACACATTCCTTTGTAAAGAAATCACCTAAGCAGGTGCAGCTAAGATTCTCCTCCATATCAATACATTGTAAAGAATTCCAAGAATCAGAAAACTGGATGTAGATTGCTACTTGATACACCATTTTCAGTTCGCATGTGTAAGTTCATGAATAAATGAATGGTATATTTTCCATAAGAATCTGAAATGAAAATGATCAAGAACCCAACCTGGTATTCAGCTTCAACAGGAATGCAATCAAGCGAGTAAGGTTGCTGCAGACGGGCAATAATGCGGTCCTGATAGAAAAGGGTTGTTATTTTGATACCCACGTCTTGTAATTGGTCGATTTATATGGTATATGGAGCAGCCAACAGCACAGGCAGAACTTTCTTCACACAATACCCTGAGTAAGAGTGGTCCCAAGAAAGAAAGAAATCAAGTAAAATAAAATTAGAGATTTCTAACTTCCAGTACCTTGTTTTGAATAACATCTTTCAAAATAGCAGTAATTCTGGTCAACGATTCACACTTCTTTTCCATTTCACTAACATGAGTCAAATGAGCAATATTTTTATCATCCTGCAAATCAAAAGTTCATCAGTATGATCAACGAAAATAACTGACACGAATCAAAAGCCCAGAAAACTGAAGACACCAGCATTTGGAGATGATATATAGTGAAGTTTACAGGTGAAATACAAATTGGGTGCTTGCTATTTTGCTTGTAATCACATTTAATAGGGTGTAATCAGTTTAATTTTTTATACGTAACCAGTTAAAAGCTTTAACCTTGCACATTTAGTCATTTAGAGCGGAGACTTGGTCATTGCAATTCATTTTTCAAACATCAAAACCTAGGTAAAGCAAGTGTGGGCATCTGTTAGATTCATAGACAGATATCGAATTATTGTTTTCACttaagaagaaaaaaatgatCCATGTTATTAATATGCTCTGATAGCAAAGAGCCAAAGACATCACCATTGTTCACCACAATAGTCAAAGTGGACATATTGATATAAGCAAATGTATCTCCAAAATGCTCTAATTCTCGATGATGTTCTCATTTCTACCTACAATATGAATAACCTCCCGGGAATTTCATAATTTTGCTACCACTGTAACAGAATGAAATGGATGTTCACTACAGCGAAATAAAGTGATGAAATACAAAAGCGTTGATCTAGAGTCAAAGTAATATCATGTACTAATCTGAAAAGGTAACCAACAAGTGAAAACTGCATAAGCATTGGCGTGGCACAGAATTGGTGTAAACATAGTACAAACAGTAGCAACTGGTCGTCAACCCATTACCTTTCTGCCTTGTAGCTCGACTTGCAAATTGGCAATGTTCCGCTGCACGACAGTCAGCTCCCTTAATACCCTCACCaggtcatcacttttgtccgaggTGTTGTGATCTTCCTGCAATGGTTAAGTGACAAAAAAGAAAAGCGTAAAGACTTAAGAAGCACACATGGCCATAATCTGCGAAATAAAAAAGAATAGTCATTCCATCACCATCAAATTAGTGACACAGAGCACTGTAAATTTCATGGAGCTAGACAGCATAACAAAAACAGAGGGAGACATAGCAATCTTGCAGCCAACAGTTTTAGATGGGCTACAACTAGCTCCAAGACAGCTAAGGTTTCATTGGATGAAGAGCCCTGCAGGTTACAGTCACCAAACTTAGGAGGAGAATAATTCCCCATAGATGTTCCTCTCAGGACAGCATAGATGTTCCCCACAGAACTTCCCTGAACCTACGCGCCTAGCCTGTCCAAACCACGCAGAGAATGCAGAATAGGGTTCGAAACCTACATTCCACAATCCCCGGCGACGATTTACCGGGAACGGGAATAAGAATTCGACCTGGAGATTCGGATCTCGTGAGATGGCGGCGGAAGAAACGAAATTGACAGGAGCAGGATTTGGGGGGGACGGAAGTAAATCGAGGTGGGGGTAACCTGCGCGGGAGGGCCCGGGAAGCCGAGGTCGCCGGCGATGGCGAGCGCCTCTGCCATGCCGCCGAGCCGCTTCGCCGGCTTctgcgccgccgccatggcctcgacCGGTTGTTGGGGGTTGGTGGGCGTTTCGATTTCGCCTCGCCGGCCGGTTGAGCTTTTTGCCTCCAAATGTCCAATTGCTGCTCAGTGCTGAGCTTCCCTGTGCTGTTCAGCCTTCATCGCCGTAATATTTTGAAAAACAAATTACTCAAAGTTTCTACTCATTCTTTTTTTACTCAAAGTTTCACTAGAAAATAACAAACCTGTCTGAATCGATGACATTAAAAATACATGTTTTCCCCACAAAGGATAACAACGTCTTGGCACTGCGGGTGAAGCTTTTTATCGGTTAAAACTATTATGCAAGTGACCATTCAATTGGAAATATTATAAAAAGATACTCCCTTCattctaaaataagtgtctcaatcttaatacaattttatactaaaaactagtataaagttgaaacacttattttaggacgaacAGAGCATTAGACTGATAGATTGTTGAAGATTTTTACATTTTTAATTAGTAATTAGTCTTCAGTATTGAAATAAAAAATTAGCAATATATTtttctgtggatacatagagcgGAGGGCCCATAATTCCGCTCTATTACAAGGATGGCCGGATTTTGAAAGTACATTTTTTCGAAATAGCAGTTATCCTACATTTATTAAGAAGAAGAAAGTTGCTTAGTTAATTAGAAAAAaccgagtgaaaatcagattgtccgGTTAATTATGGAAAAACGGACGAAAACCGTTACGACACACATAGAAAAGACGACGCACATCACTCTAAGGAGGGTCTCAGCGAAACAGCACGCAagcgtcatcatcatcactcctCTCCTAGAGCTGTCATCGTCATCCCTACACTCTGAGCAAACGACTCCGACTTTACCGTTGGCGATCGTCGACTCAACCCACAATGTAACCTACAATGCCAAAATCTCAACCACCTACGGCCAAACGACGCAACTCCAATTCTGACAGAGAACTCTATAGGACAAAATCACACACGGCTCGGAGATCGCCAAACGGGCCACCTGCAGCCATTCATCGTATACTGCACGGCCCAGTCGTCGCAGCTTCGACTCCATAGCAACAAACAAACCGAGGCAAAACCCGGACACACCGAAGAAGAGCCGACTACCGCAACCATTGTCGTGTCGCTGACATCGCTCCCACCATCATCATTGACACCGAAGTCTGAACGACACACTTGCCGTTAACCGCCATCCACCGGTCCCGCTCGCCGATGCCAAGCTCCCAAGACGAAGCCCCAAAGAAGGAATATGACACCAATGCGTCACCATCATCCGATCATAGGTCAAGGTTTCCCCCGAAGAGACCAAAATGGCCAGATCCGCGCAGGAGGGGTGGGAGAACAAGCAACGATGCCTCCATGAAGGTCAACAACGGCTACAGCTGTCGCCATCGCTGGTCACGgcacaaggacaagacatggtTTTCACCAAGCTCCACACCACCTCACCCGCAAATCATCCCACATTGGCGTCGGTAAGTCCACCAAACATCACCACCATCAAAGCTACCCGTCGACGAAGAGGCACCAATATTCGCCGAAGCCAACCGCACGTCGCATAGACCACCGACGGTCGGAAACCAGATCCGCATCACATGCCACCGGAGCACACATCCTCGTTGCCATGGGCCTTCGATCCGTGCACCCCAGGGGCGTCCATGCGATGCCAGACCGCGCAGACACCCATCGGCCGTGCCCTCGTGGCCGAAGTCGCCACTCGAGCGCCGTACAGGCCGCTCAAGCCCCTCCACCATATGCTCCGTCAGGGCCTCGATGCCCATACCTCCAAAGCTCCCCCGACACGAACCAACACCCCGTCTCCGAGAGCACCACGAAATCGATGCCACACTGCCCGACATCGCGCGGCCCATAACCTGCGCCATCCCAGCCTGCTCCCGACGCCCGCACGTGTGCACCGCACCTGGGCGTCGCGCGCTTGCAGCACGCCTCGCCATGCGTCCGTGCCGCATCTGGACGTCGTGCCCCTCGCCGTGCGCCCGCGCCACATTTGAACGTCGCGCGCCCGTGTTGTACCTGGCCGGCGCATGCTGCCCCCATCCCCGGACCACTGGAACCGTGCCAGCGGGCCCGCGTGCCTTTCAGAGCCCGGCGATTCTCCACACCAGGTCTGCCCGAGCGCCATTCAGAGAGATGCCCTGCCACCACCCTCCCTGGAGCCTGACGGGGCTTGGCTGGCGGTCTC harbors:
- the LOC123407597 gene encoding AUGMIN subunit 2-like, with translation MAAAQKPAKRLGGMAEALAIAGDLGFPGPPAQEDHNTSDKSDDLVRVLRELTVVQRNIANLQVELQGRKDDKNIAHLTHVSEMEKKCESLTRITAILKDVIQNKDRIIARLQQPYSLDCIPVEAEYQKQFSELLLKAASDYGALTASVGDFQWSQNFRESPAVWGEMLRPIPAALASCTRFFEAMSAMRESFSTLQTLRVGPSSLSMTPGGSSDDSKFLTPPQRREGSMLNSWKQVDNVNPESDGLDNINQRRLSWPSSINRDL